The Peromyscus maniculatus bairdii isolate BWxNUB_F1_BW_parent chromosome 6, HU_Pman_BW_mat_3.1, whole genome shotgun sequence genomic interval CTGGCAAGGCTCAGGCACCTTAGGCTGGCAAGGCTCAGGCACCTTAGGCTGGCAAGGCTCAGGCACCTTAGGCTGGCAGGGCTCAGGCACCTTAGGCTGGCAGGGCTCAGGAACCTTAGGCTGGCAGGGCTCAGGAACCTTGGGGTTACAGGGCTCAGGAACATTGGGGTTGCAGGGCTCCTTGGTTTTGGGGCCACAAGGTTCCTGGGGTGGTGGTTGGCAAGGCTGTTTCACCTGATGCTGTTGCAGCTGAGGTGGGGCAGTGCAGGGCTGCTTCTGCTGGTGGGAACTCATGTTTGGATAGCACTTGGTCCTGAAAACAGAAAAGCTCATTTAGTGATTCATTGCAAGAGAAGGTAACTTCAATGTCAAGTATATTTCATCTCAGGCTTCTTTAGAGGAAAGAGCCCCTCTCCACACTGACTTCTACACTTGAAAGTAAGACTTGATGTCACAATTTCTGGACCTTTTCAAGAGAAAGAGCCAAAGGGTGGTTTACTCTGGTGCATCTCAGTGGGTTCCTTCCTTACTCTCATTCTCCCTGGTCAGACTATATATCTAATTGAAGATGTTCCAGGACAGGGGTGAAAAGAGCGAAGTGGAAGGCCACGTTCATATGACAATCTCATGCTAAATCCTACGCCTTTGTGCTAACCAAAAGCATTgatagtaaaagaaaaagcagTAAAATGCCTCGGAAAAGGTGGCTTCCGAGAAGATTGTGAATCCACACACCAGGACATCTGGAAAGTGGTGCTGCCCAAAGGCAGCAACATGCCAACCTCTTTGTGAACTCAAGCACAGTATGACTTGCAGAATGGCTGCACCTGTATAGTTTTACCTTTTCTAGTCTATGCTCTCATGGTTTCCTCTGTTTCTCCATTTCCATCTCTGCTTACCAAATACCCTTCCATCATAGTTGGTGGTGCATGCTACCACCAAGGGGCTGTCTTTGAGCGACGCGTCCTCCTGTATGTCCCCTTCCCACAATGACTGCTTGCACTAGCACTGTCTATACATGGCATCTCAATTCCACATGTGTCACCTTCTCTGCCAGACTTCTAGTTTGGTAAGCTCTATAttggtctggaaaaaaaaaatgcttggcaGGTCCATTTAATGAATTAAATTTCTATACTGAGGTTCCTACCGGTGAGAGCTACAGTAACTCTGAAAGCTCTCTGGCCCTAAGCCTTAGCCTGTGTCCTACTGTGAGCATTGGAGAACATCCGAGTGGatccttccttccccccaccctGATCTCTGATTCCACGGCTGTCTACCAGGGTAGCCGACTGAAACACTGTGTTCAGATCCAAACTGTGTTATAGTTTAAGCAAGCAATTCTAGTATTCTCTAACTCTAGGTAGCATCCCACATCAACTCTGTCACAGACATTGGCTTTGTCCAGTTTTCCCATAGTGAAAAGTAGGGAAGAATTTCAAATCTGTTGCAAGCAGAGACTTACCTAAATGCGCAGAGAAGAGCAGGCTCTCTGTTAGCGTGATCCTGTGTGAAGGCAGTGGCCAGCTGGGCTTTTATAAGAAGGGACATCTCCAGGAAACACACTTGGCCCGgctgctttgttttcatttcttaccAGTCGCCCATGACTCACCCTCCTCCCCTAGTTCACCCCCTCTGACTCAGCTTTTGTGATGGAAACCCGCCCAGCTGATATAATGACACTGACTGTCTGACAATGATGTCAGCTGGGTTCCCTGTCACCCTCCTCCTCAGGCCCAGGTGTCATGCTTGTGTTGGGAGAGGGTTAATGAGCTGGCCTGGAGGAGGTCTGAAGTGGTCCTGACACCTGGTGTCGTTTTTTAGGATGACCGGTCCTTGTGTTCTGTGTGGCAGAATACTGTGTGCGTGCCAGctagtagagacaggaggaaagCAGGGGCAAGGTGGGTGTTTGCCATCTCTTCGTGAAGGGTGGGTGTTGGAAATACAGAAGGAATCGATTACAGGCGCTGCAAACTGTGTGAATGGTTCAGAACTTTATGTATATTTCTTACATCTTCTCCCACCTCCATGGAACTGtacacattaaaaattatttgcttatcgccccccccagccccacccctttcTGGCTAACCTGGGAAAACCGGCTTTGCTTCCTCACCACaccttcccccctctccccatgGACTGTTTCTGAAATTTTCAACTGCTAAA includes:
- the LOC102911562 gene encoding uncharacterized protein LOC102911562 is translated as MKTKQPGQVCFLEMSLLIKAQLATAFTQDHANREPALLCAFRTKCYPNMSSHQQKQPCTAPPQLQQHQVKQPCQPPPQEPCGPKTKEPCNPNVPEPCNPKVPEPCQPKVPEPCQPKVPEPCQPKVPEPCQPKVPEPCQPKVPEPCQPKVPEPCHPKAPEPCHPVVPEPCPSTVTPEPCQQKTKQK